The Punica granatum isolate Tunisia-2019 chromosome 4, ASM765513v2, whole genome shotgun sequence sequence AGTCAATCTCTTGAGGTTCTGTTTCCTTTCACCGAAACATCGATGGAGGTTCGGTTCTTGATTGTGTGTACCTTAATGTAGCATTTAAATGGTGATATACATGTCATGTGTACAAGTGTCGTTCCATGATGCCAACTCGTAGTTTACCTTTATCGGACTTGATTATCTCATGTATGATGTGGTTGTCGAGCGATGACAATTGGTAATTGTGTCATAGGGATTCCTCTAAAGTCGCAGGGGAAACATCAGAAAATGCTAAATTATGTCTTAGTAGCATGCAAGCGGGCGAAGCTAGTTCTTTCCTTCAGTTTTTGGGACACCTAGTTTTTGCTTTTGCTATTTGTCAAATAACAAGTGTGATCTTTGCTTATTATAAGAGTATGCCTCTGCGGTTGTTCCGTATCATGAGAGCTAAGTCTGACGTTATTCGAACCTTTGCAGCATCTCTACATGGCATCTCTGACTGCTTCCCGGTTTGTGTCGAGGAGCTCTAACTTCGGCTCTTCAGGAGCCTCTAGCTTCGAGACCAAAACATTATCCGCCCAGAATGGCCTCAGAAGCCAAACTGCAACCCACAGTGGACTGAGAGCCCTGAACCATGTGGACGTGCTGCAGCTGCGAACCAAAGCTCGGGTTGCCGCTAGAGAATCGAGAAGAAAAGGGTCGAAACCAGAAAGTCTTGCGACATTCCCGGTCATTAAATGTGGGAGTGGAATGAACTTGGTTTTTGCCGGAGCAGAAGTTGGTCCATGGAGCAAGACTGGTGGACTAGGAGACGTCCTTGGAGGACTTCCCTCAGCCATGGCCGTAAGCACTTCTTATATGATTAAAACTGTGAAACTTACGGTGCTCCGGAAGACCACCTGCTAAGTGATCTAAAAGCTCATGATAACATGAGAAACTAATATAATGACCTTGTTGTCTTGGAAGTTTCACAAGTTCCATCACGGATGAGGAAAAATATACATCAATGACCTCGCCGGTTCTTCTTGTCCAGGCCATTGGACACCGAGTCATGACCATTGCTCCGCGGTATGATCAGTACAAGGATTCTTGGGACACAGAAGTGATTGCGCAGGTTAGAATCCTACAATGACCGAAATCAGTTATTGCACTTGCTAGTTTAGGACAACTCAATGAGCATCTCTTGCTGGGGGACAGGTCAAAGTTGGGGATAGAATCGAAACTGTACGCTTCTTCCACTGCTACAAGCGAGGCGTTGATCGGGTCTTCATAGATCACCCGATGTTCCTCGAGAAGGTATGTACGTATTTTCAGGAAAATTAAGGCTATAAGATCTTTCCGGATCAAGTTGCGAAAGCAGAGAATGTTCTAGACCTTGATATCTGTTTATCGTTATAACTTCCAAGGTGTGGGGAAAGACTGGATCTAAGATCTATGGTGCTCGGGCTGGGGAGGATTACACTGACAACCAGCTTCGGTTTAGCATGCTATGCCAGGTAACATACTATGATTTTCTTAGTCGATATTACGACTTTTAGTAGGTCGTAACCTTCTGGTTTGGAAGTATTTCTTCTCTTAATTATATGACCATCTAAACCGGAGACAATATAAAGATGAGCAATTGAGGATTCTTGTGTTCTGCTGCTTTCTTATACTAAACCATTCATCCATATCGGAAACATCACCTATCAATGAGTGCTCTTCAGTAGCAGATTTTAAAGCTACTATTATAACACGTGAAGTTGATATCTTTTGTTATTCGTTTCAGGCGGCTCTGGAAGCTCCACGAATCTTGAATCTCCATAACAAATTCTTCTCTGGACCATATGGTATGATATCAGTATAACAATTTTTAGTACCAATACATTGGTGCTTTGAAGGCTTTCCGGTGATTTCTCAACGTCGGTATCACTTGCAGGGGAGGATGTTGTTTTCATTGCAAACGACTGGCACACCGCTCTTCTCCCCTGCTACCTGAAATCCATGTACAAACCAAGAGGGATGTACAAGAGTGCAAAGGTGATTAGAGTCGTTTTCGACTCCGGGATATCCTAGTTTCTCCGTTTAAGTTTTAACTGGCTGCAAACCGATTACAGACCTTAATCACACTTGCAGGTAGCTTTCTGCATCCACAACATCGCCTACCAAGGCAGATTTGCGTATGCAGACTTTTCGCTCCTCAACCTCCCAGACTCATTCAGGGGATCTTTTGACTTCATGGACGGGTTAGTTCTCCCGGAACTTTCCGATTTTCACTGTGTTTTTGATCGGTCATGCTTTACGCACGATGTCATTGCTCTTCATTTTCATGCTCAATCTGCACTTGGTGAGTACGAGTATTGAACGAAAAGTTTCTGGAAAAATCTGTCAGTTAGTAGTATCATTGAATCGAAACTTGGGAGTATGAATTCCAATTTCTTCGGCTTGCTGCTTTTCTCAACAGTTACACCAAGCCCGTGAAAGGAAGGAAGATCAACTGGATGAAGGGGGGTATACTAGAGTCAGACAGGGTTGTGACAGTCAGCCCATATTATGCCGAGGAGCTTGTTTCAGGTGTAGAGAAAGGTGTTGAACTCGACAACATCCTCCGAATTACTGGTATTACTGGTATTGTAAACGGCATGGACGTTCAGGAGTGGAACCCTTCTTCTGACAAATACATCGATGTCAAATACAACATTGAAACTGTATGATCCCTCAAAGCTTTCAATTCCTATTAAATGAAGAGCCAAAAGATTTGATGACTGACTCAGAATATTGTCAGGTCACAGAAGCAAAACCGCTTCTGAAGGAAGCACTGCAAGCATATGTTGGATTGCCAGTTGATAGAAACATCCCGGTTATCGGCTTCATAGGCAGGCTCGAAGAGCAGAAGGGTTCTGATATTCTTGCAGAAGCCATCCCTCAGTTCATCGAGGAAGATGTTCAGATAATCGTCCTCGTAAGCGTCGAAGCTCCATCTGAAATAGTTCCTGAAATGGTGCTGGCCAGGCACTGATGTTATTCTTCCTTTACTTTCAGGGCACGGGCAAGAAACATATGGAAAAACAGCTTGAAGAGCTAGAGTCCTTGTATCCCGATAAGGCCCGAGGAATCGCAAAATTCAACGTTCCGCTTGCTCACATGATCACCGCAGGGGCAGACTTCATGTTGGTCCCAAGTCGGTTCGAGCCTTGCGGTCTCATCCAATTGCATGCTATGCGATACGGAACGGTATAACGATCCCTCTTATTGCTTTACATTTTGACATTGTCCTTTCTTTCGTGGCCTCGTCAGCCTAGGGGTCTAAATGGGAGGGTACGGGTggttttttggaaaaatttcTGGGATTTGTTTAGTTTGGACCGGTTTTTTTAGGACAAAAAAATCACCCTAAAACCATTTGatgatgataaaaaaaaatcatctatAACTTCGATTTTTCGGGTACCAAAGAAATATAGAGATTATGCCTTAATCCATACAAACGTAAAGAGTTCAAAACAACCAAAAAGCAAGTAACATATCCAAACATCGCATTAATAAGAACATAATCCACCACATGTCAATACGACGAATTTTAGAAGTCCAAAATCGACTAATCTTACAACTTCCAAGTGCAAAAAGTTTAACAAAGAGCACAACCAAAAGTCCAAAACAAATAACAAGTCTAAGcattgcaagttaaacatccAAATCCATAACTTCAGGATCTTCAAGCCCAATACCTTCAACTTCAACAAATAAATCTGCAAAATAAGATTAACAAACAATAATGAATCCATATATTGGAAGAGaggaaaatattgaaaaaaacaaACATAATAGATAACAAAGAGAACTAGTTCTCTGTTCTCTGTACATAATAGAGAAGGAGCTGAACAGAACAAGGAAGGAACAAAACATCAAACAGAGATGGCACAGAACAGACGACAAAACAAAGTTCTATGTTCGACAGAGAAGTAACAGAACTGAAAACAGAAAACAGAGCATAGTTCTCTGTTCTATAGATTTTTCTCACATCTTGGACtagtttttattttgataCACGTAAATACAAAGTGTTCATCTCTTGTAAATATATAAGTATTATTCGAACGGTTCCGGGTACCGCCGGGTTACATAGGTCGGTCCCCTATATTTTTCGAATGGGCTTTTTTGCCCTCAAAGCCCGACCAAAAGCTGTCTTCAGTTTTTCAGTTCGGTTAGGTTCGGGTTTTTTAGGTTCCGGGACTTTTACTTACACCCTTAATTAGCCATGTGTTCCATCTTATGAACAGGTACCCATTGTTGCATCTACTGGCGGTCTCGTCAATACTGTGATAGAAGGATTCACCGGATTCCAGATTGGCGCCTTCAATGTCGAGGTTATTTACTAATCGGATTTTCTCTTCCATTTTCTGTAGGTTGTGTCTGGATTGAGGAATTGGGAGGAATTAGGAGGGGTGGGGATGGGTAGCATTATTTAACTCATGTTTTGGTATTTAATTTAAGGGGAAGGGAGGGGTTACGAGGGATTAGTTACCCCTCCAAACCCCCACAAAACTCTATTTTTCAGGGAGAGATAAGACTAATTTATTCATATCTCTTcactaattttataaaaatataaggaCAAAAAGGTATTTTCATCGAAATAATCCATTTCCATCCCaccattaaaattttctatccAAACATGAGATAAACTATCTTATCCCACCCTTTCActcttattataatttttttatccaaACATGGAATTCATTATCCTTCCCTTTCCCTTCCCTACCCCTCCTTATCCTTTCCTTCCCCTCCCCTTCCCTCCTCTTCACCCCTTTATATCCAAACTAGCTGTGAAGGCTACTAAGGGCAGTCATACTACTCTGAATGAGTGTTGATTATTACAATGACGTCCTTTCAGTGCGATACTGTCGATCCGGTCGATGTCGTAGCACTGGCGAGAACCGTCAGGAGGGCATTACTGACTTACGGAACCCGTGCTTTAGCAGAGATGATACGCAACTGTATGGCCCAAGATCTCTCTTGGAAGGTGAGTACAAAAATCTCCTATCAATGGGGATAAACTCTATCAGTAAGATCAAAGCGACCTTATTCAAATCTCATCATAGAACAATAATCCTGATATGAGATGTCCGGAGGTATTGAAAGCTTTTCATGAATACGATATCAGTCTTCTTATTGCAAACTGTCTTTTGGTGGAGCAGGGACCTGCTAAGAAGTGGGAGAAATTGCTGTTAAGCCTCGGAGTCGATGGGAGTGAAGAGGGAGTTGAGGGAGAGGAGATTGCTCCTCTCGCGAAAGAGAATGTCGCGACCCCCTAGTCGGCTGGCCATCCCATGCAATCCCGGTTAATCGTGATATTCCTGTATATGAACTGCAGCCATATATAGGTGCAACCTAACTCGACAAAACAAGCTTCAGAGCTCCAACAATGAGCTCCCTCAAATCTTGGCATAGGAAGAGATGCCATAACCTAATCCAAGTTTGGTATACAGAATACAGGGATCGCGTCCCTGTTCCCTCATTTGATAGGGCAAATTGGATAGGCCAAACTCAAACCACATATCATCCGCAATTGTATACCCTTCCTACTGTAATAACTACAAGGACATAATGCAGGGCTGCTAAAAGGTCAAAGGAAGACCCGCTCTCTTCTATTTCATGAATCCATAGTTATGCCAATGAAGTATGGAAAACAGATAGCAAAAGAAAATCGGTATCACATAATGGTTATCCGACATTTGTGATATTAACCTTTTCGGGTGCTGCCCCTTACTGCTGTGATAAGATGTAGCCTCACAGAGCTGCTAACTTACTCTAACAGACGGAAAAATGAAGAGAGGAGCCAATAGATCGAAAAAGAGAACTCAATCATCGTGCTTTGAACTAATGTCAGGAACAAGATCCAACCACTGCTCTGATAAAAGCTCAATCCCAGTAGAGATAACAAAATTTCGAGAAATCCTAACTTGAACAGAAAAATTCAACTGAAAAGCTCCTCTAATCGAATAAGCTGAAGCCCATGTCGTCATCGCTCTCTTCCTTGGGCTCCTCCTGTAAGCATTTCAAACATAACAAAGGCACATCAACATTAACAACCAAGGCAGGACCGAAACAGCATCAACAATTTATGCTTTCACTATCTACTACTCTCATCAATGGTTGATGCTAACAGTCCAGAGGAATACTCAAAGACCATCAATTTGCTCAGATTAGACTAGTGTGATAAAATAATCGTTGTTCAAATCTTCACCAGATGCAACATTGCCGCAAAGGGAAGATAATGGATGGAAGCTGATAATCTTTACAATCAATTGCaaagtgtaattttttttttattgtgcaatCTATCTATTCGTAAGGAGAGATAGAAGAAGCATACCTTCTTCTCCTCGGCAGCTGGAGTGGCGGCTGCAGCAGCGCCACCAGCAGCGGGGGCGGCGGCGGCGACGGGGGCAGCACCACCACCGGAGCCGACGTTCATGACTAGATCATCGACGTTCCTCTTCTCGGCAAGCTTGGCGAAGAGGCTCGGCCAGTAAGACTCGACATTGACGTTAGCTGCTTTCACCAATGAAGCGATCTTCTCCGCCTATTGGCAAGTCACCGCGACAATCACATAATAGGTTAAGAAAGCAGCTGAacagcagagagagagagagagagagttgaagaagagtGGACTTACGGTGATTGGGATCCCATCATCGTGGAGGATCAAGGAAGCGTAAGTGCAGGCGACCTCTCCGGTAGACATTTTAGTGCTCAGAGAAGATTATCTTCACTTTCAAGCTGCAGAAATAGAGATTTCCAATTGAGAAAACTGCAGAGAGAGACTACGAAAAAGAGGAATATAGAGAGAGACCGACCTGCAGAGGAGACTGCTCCGATGCCGACTGGAAGCTCTGGAGGAACCCCTAGGGCATTGGTGAGccttatatatgtatgggaAGCTAGGGTTTGGGATAGCCGAGCGGCACCTGATCAGTTTCATGGGCTCAATGTTGGCCCAAGAAGAATGTCTGGATGGGCCGAAATATAATCTTTCTTGGGCCTGACAGGACAGGTCCGGTTATAAAATCACCAACTCGTGATGTAAAATCAGTCGACGGTCCATGTCTCCTTCGGAAGATGGTTTAAGCATGCCTAGCTCTGCTGTAGGGTTTCATCGCCATGATATTCTGATTAGTTGTTGACCGTACAAGCAAGCCAGTCAGGCTACACGGTTGCTAAAACTTGGGTCATTGAGACTGATCTTCCTTGCCCGAGATTAGCATTGCAGTAAATCTAGCCGAACTCGCTCTCACCGATTCCTAGTCCGCTTGGTCTATCAGCTCTCAATTTGCTTCAAAATCTACAGTTACCCGTCATATACAGACTGTAGTTAGCGAAGCACAAGCTGATCGGGCCAGACTCATTGAGCTTCACTTGAACTTTGAAGCTGGTTCAATCTCATCTTAGTAGCTGTCATAATAACACTGAAGCAAACTGTGAGTTCATTTATGGCTTTCCACCTGTAACTCGGGAACCATCAATTGCAAGCCCAAGTTTGACCCACCAATCGAAACTTAGAGCGCGTAAGTGCTCGGCACTTCTATGATGCCCAAACTACCTCTGCCATTAAGCAATTTTATGGAGCACAGTTGAGTGTAGTGACTATTCAGCACCGTAAGAACAATAAGACGGCTCTGTGTTGCAGAAAATAGTCTAGCAGTGAGAAAGTATGTCTGGTGCAAATCTCCATCATCCACTACAATCTAAAACAGTTTGCAATCGCAAGCACCTTCAAAGTGACCAAAACGAGTCTAAATATCCTCATAATCCGGAGATCCAATAGCGAGCAACACATCACAGATATCCAATTCTTCTTACAAGGTCCACCAGCAAACCATTAACAAGTTTGGTAACACAGCCTGCCCCAGGAAAGCTCTTCCATTGAGACCCCAAGAGATTCCCACGCTCCCCCGTCACGCACTGCCTGACCTTGCCTGAGAAAAGGAGAGCAATTTTTAGAGCAAGTATACATATAGGAGTCTCAGACTCAATGGTTGAGTAAGTTCAACAATCATACTGAGCACTAGCTACACATATCCAACGACTCCCTTACAGACATCGGCTTCATGAAGGCACCCGGAATGGCATGGTTCCATTGGATTATGGGATGCCCATGAGACGAAACCAGTCAAGTAGTATAGACAAATAGAATAATAAAGTCAATAGGAATGGACCAAAGAGAACTTaaaacaattataattttgtcATAGGAAAACAACAAGAATGTCCTCCAACACAGTAAATATCCTTAAAAATGTGTCACAATGTGGAGGAGAGTCGACGCATTCGTGACGATAACTCACCAGACGCGGAGATGGTGACCTCGACACGGACTTTGGTCTGCACATTTTAGTTTATGGAATCATTAACCACGAAAAGGAATATAACTGTGGTACAGAAATACCCAGCTTGGAAAGATACATACCTTGGCGATTTTATTGGGGATGCGGACCTAGACCTAGATCGAGATGGTGATTTGGAAGTTGATCGCCCCAATGATCTACTGCAGAAGCCAAGCGTAGTCTCACAATCAGCCACAACGCCAAAAAGAgccaaataaataaacaaggcaatttgaaaataataagaaaatccATGTTAAGAAGAAGTGGGAGAGTGACCTCCGCTCCCTCCTGACACTTCTGCTTCTGCTGCGGCTTCTGCTGCGAGATCTAGATGGACTTGCCTCATATCTTTTCACCTGCACCAGGAGATAAGAGAGAAACATGAGTATACCAAACCTAAGCTGTTCATGCATTGGAAAGGGGAAAACATTTTCTACCAAGATAAACAAAAATGAACCCATGGCAACATTAGGTAATTGATGCAACTCAATATTATCATGTTTAAGCAGTAAGATAAATTACCCGGATATAAGCTCTTGCCCAAGGATTTCTGAATTCGGTGTCATCAAGCTTCCGAATCTGGAAAATACAAGATACATCTTAATGAAGAGAACCACAAGAGAGTACTAAAATACAAAGAAGGTGTAAAGCTAAGAGAACTGAAAATTCTTCATATATCAACTTACAGCATACTTCATGTCCTCATAGTTTGTATAGTCAACAATACCAAAAGTCCCTGATGCATGGAACAGTCAGGTTAATTACACTCTGGCAGTATAAGGGGATAAATAATAATCTCTTCAGTAGCTATAGACATACCATCACTATCACGAGAAACATCAGCGAAACAGACATCACCCGCTTTTCGCATATGAtcctgaaaaaataaataaaatgaattaacAAATGATGTGACATGAACAAATTAATAAGCAACATCCAAAATAATAgaagcataaaagaactaTTTGCCTTCAAATCTTGCCAGGAAGCAGAGGATGGCAGACCACGAACTACGACtgcatttaaaattaatttaaaagaaCTGTAAGCACAGATAAATCACAATAACAAAGAGGAACTTTAAAGACATTAATTACCAATTGACTATCCCCAACCACAATGACAATAAGCATTACCTCGAAACTCCGAATGACGAGAGATTCCAAACCGTCCActgccgccgccgccgccgccgccgccatAGCTGCCACGACGATCACTTGAAGATGGCTGTCCTCTTCCACCATGTGCAAGCTCAACCTACAGGGTCCGCAATTAGACAAAAACAGGAacaatttgataaaatttcaaaactatGGAGAGCCTTCACAAGGTCATACCCTTAAGCGACAGCCATCAAAGTTGTAGCCATCACGACCCCTAATTGCATCCTCAGCATCCCGAGAACTCTCAAACTGTGAATGACACCAATGAGGATTAGTATAGAGAAGCATTATGAATCACATGTTACAAGGTACGTATGCCAAATAATATTACCTCCACAAAGCAATAACAAGGAGGACGAGGTGGAATCTTCAACTCAATATCCAATATACGACCATACTGCaattaaaaaaactttaaCTCTTTAGTGCAAGGGATCAGAGTATTTATGTCAGGAAGCTCTGCAACTTTAACTGGCTTTACTCATATAACACAACAGCTGGCAAAGGGTAGGGCCCAATTGGTAAAAATTTGCTAAATGGATGGAAATATAGGAGAATAATcgcacaaaaaaaatcatttttcttttccacttcACAGAATAAACAAGAAATAGCTTAAAGTACAGACCTTGTAGAATAGTTCTTCAATTTCCACTTCGCGGATATCAGCTGGCAGGTTGCCAACATAGATTGTCCGAGAAAAACGACCACTCATTTTGATACCAGAAACTGTTCAGCAGGCGATTCGCTGCAATCAGGAAGAAACTACTGAGCAGAGAACAAAACACAGATCCG is a genomic window containing:
- the LOC116203713 gene encoding granule-bound starch synthase 1, chloroplastic/amyloplastic-like, with the protein product MASLTASRFVSRSSNFGSSGASSFETKTLSAQNGLRSQTATHSGLRALNHVDVLQLRTKARVAARESRRKGSKPESLATFPVIKCGSGMNLVFAGAEVGPWSKTGGLGDVLGGLPSAMAAIGHRVMTIAPRYDQYKDSWDTEVIAQVKVGDRIETVRFFHCYKRGVDRVFIDHPMFLEKVWGKTGSKIYGARAGEDYTDNQLRFSMLCQAALEAPRILNLHNKFFSGPYGEDVVFIANDWHTALLPCYLKSMYKPRGMYKSAKVAFCIHNIAYQGRFAYADFSLLNLPDSFRGSFDFMDGYTKPVKGRKINWMKGGILESDRVVTVSPYYAEELVSGVEKGVELDNILRITGITGIVNGMDVQEWNPSSDKYIDVKYNIETVTEAKPLLKEALQAYVGLPVDRNIPVIGFIGRLEEQKGSDILAEAIPQFIEEDVQIIVLGTGKKHMEKQLEELESLYPDKARGIAKFNVPLAHMITAGADFMLVPSRFEPCGLIQLHAMRYGTVPIVASTGGLVNTVIEGFTGFQIGAFNVECDTVDPVDVVALARTVRRALLTYGTRALAEMIRNCMAQDLSWKGPAKKWEKLLLSLGVDGSEEGVEGEEIAPLAKENVATP
- the LOC116203715 gene encoding 60S acidic ribosomal protein P1-like gives rise to the protein MSTGEVACTYASLILHDDGIPITAEKIASLVKAANVNVESYWPSLFAKLAEKRNVDDLVMNVGSGGGAAPVAAAAPAAGGAAAAATPAAEEKKEEPKEESDDDMGFSLFD
- the LOC116203714 gene encoding serine/arginine-rich splicing factor SR34A-like isoform X2; protein product: MSGRFSRTIYVGNLPADIREVEIEELFYKYGRILDIELKIPPRPPCYCFVEFESSRDAEDAIRGRDGYNFDGCRLRVELAHGGRGQPSSSDRRGSYGGGGGGGGSGRFGISRHSEFRVVVRGLPSSASWQDLKDHMRKAGDVCFADVSRDSDGTFGIVDYTNYEDMKYAIRKLDDTEFRNPWARAYIRVKRYEASPSRSRSRSRSRSRSVRRERSRSLGRSTSKSPSRSRSRSASPIKSPRPKSVSRSPSPRLARSGSA
- the LOC116203714 gene encoding serine/arginine-rich splicing factor SR34A-like isoform X1, which translates into the protein MSGRFSRTIYVGNLPADIREVEIEELFYKYGRILDIELKIPPRPPCYCFVEFESSRDAEDAIRGRDGYNFDGCRLRVELAHGGRGQPSSSDRRGSYGGGGGGGGSGRFGISRHSEFRVVVRGLPSSASWQDLKDHMRKAGDVCFADVSRDSDGTFGIVDYTNYEDMKYAIRKLDDTEFRNPWARAYIRVKRYEASPSRSRSRSRSRSRSVRRERSRSLGRSTSKSPSRSRSRSASPIKSPRPKSVSRSPSPRLPMSVRESLDMCS